The following nucleotide sequence is from Peribacillus sp. ACCC06369.
CGAAGAAATCCCTTCGACGACTTTATTGCTAAAGAAGACGAATGCAAGCAATATCGGTAGGATACTAATAATTAATGTAGCTCCGATTGCCCCCCAGTCCGTCATATATTGCCCGATGAAGTTTTGGATGCCCACTGTCAGCGTTTTATATTTATCTGAACTTATAAACGTATTGACGAATACGAATTCATTCCAATTATAAATCATATTGATAATGACGGTTGTGGACATGACCGGTAACGTCATCGGAAGAATGACCTGGAAGAACATCCGGTGGACCGAACATCCATCTATGATGGCTGCCTCTTCTATTTCAACCGGCAAGGTATAGTAGAACCCAAGCAGGATCATCATGGTGATGGGCAAGTTATAAGCCGTATACGTTATAACGATCGACCATGGATTATCAATCAGATTAATATTTAAGAACATGCTGAATAAGGGGATTATTGCGGAATGAATCGGGATCATCAGGCCAACCATGAACAATCCCAACACAAGCTTGCTTAATTTCCACCTCATCCGTGAAATGGCGAAAGTGGCCATGCTCGCTAATAAAACGGTAAGAATGATCGCTATGCCTGTAATCCAAATACTATTCCAGAAGTAAATGCCTATACCGCTTTCCCAAACCTTCGCATAATTTTCCCATCTTAATTCAGCTGGCCATGCAAACGGAGAACCTGAGAAGATTTCACGGTTATCCTTTAAGGAAAACAGGAATAGCCAAATGACCGGGAAGATTTGAAAAACAGCTACCAGCGTTAATAAGAGATAGAGAAAAAAGTAACCCACGCGCCCCATTATGTAACCCTCCCTTAGTATTGGATTTCTTCTTTTGTCGCTGTAACTTTACGGACGAAGACCGTCACGATCAGGGTGATGATCAATAACAAAAAGCCAACTGCACTGCCGTAGCCGAAGTTATTGCTCGAGAAGGCCAGCTTATACATGTAGGATGCCATGACCTCACTAGATCCGTTCGGTCCGCCGCCAGTCATTACGTAAATCAGGTCAAAGTATTTCAAGGATCCGACCACAGCCAATACTACGGTCACTTTAACCACACCCATTATTAATGGCAATTTGATTTTGCAAGCGATTTGAAAACTGGTTGCCCCATCGATTTTTGCCGCTTCCACCAATGACTCAGGAATATTTTTCAAAGCTGCATAATAAATCAAAATATAAAAACCGGCATATTGCCATAAGATCGGGATGAATATCGCATAGAGCACAATAGTCGGCTCCGCCAGCCATGCCGGGGGATTTTCGACCCCGATTGCCATAAGCAGACTATTCAACATTCCATTCGTCGGGTTAAACACCTTAATCCAAAGCTGCGCTATCGCAACTGAAGACAAAAGCATCGGAATCAAATATATTTTCCTTAAAAGATCGGATCCTTTTATTTTTGAAGCTAACACAAGTGATATTGCTAAATAGATCACTAAACTGAGTGTGGAGAATATCGCCAGCAAAAAGGAATGCCAGGCACTATACCAAAATTTATCGTCTTTCAATGCTTCCGTGTAATTTTCCAGCCCAATGAATTCCATGGGGCCGATACCATCCCACTTCATCAATCCATAATATCCCGTTAAAAATAATGGGATGAATATGAGTACAGCGATTAATAATAGTGCAGGAAGGACATACAAGGCTATAATCCACTTATTGGACATTACTTTATTCATAACTATTCAACCCCATCGTTATAAAAAGTTGAAAAGGACCATCCATCATCAAGGATATGCCCTCCTCATGTTTTGACTAAGATTACATAAAGTGAAATCAATTTCTATCAATCATTCATTCTTTCGAAAGTGCCTCTTCATGTTCTTTTGCGAATTTTTTCGGTGTTACTTCCTTACCGAACAAAGCCTGGATCATATCCAAGTGGACTTGCGCTACATCTGAATTCATTTGAACGTCGGCAAATAATGTGATATTCGTTGCTGCATTCAATTCATTCAACACATCCACATACATTTGCGGTAGATCCAAAGACTCGGCATCCACTTTAGTTGCGGGAATCACGCCTGCTTTAGTCACGGATTTTTCTCCCCATTCTTTTACGAAGAATGATGTAAATGCCTTCGCTTCTTCTTTTACTTCCGAATCCTCTGCAACGAATAACCCAACACCAGGTCCGCCAACGAAACTGTTCATGTCCCCTTTCCCGTCGACTGTCGGAAATTTGAAATAGCCTACAGAATCTCTGAATTCTTGGGGAACCCCTTCATTTGTCGTGTAATTGGGCAAGTCCCAAGTAGCGATCAAATACATCGCTGCCTGTTCGTTCATGAACATGCTTTTAGCTTCCTCATCGGATAAACCGTTAAAGCCTTTCACAAAAGCATCCATATCCACAAGGTCCTGGACTTTTTTCGCTGCCGAAACCAATGCAGGGTCTTCAAAAGAGCCAGATCTATTGATTGCATTTGTCAATACGTCTGAACCGCCCATGCGATCAGCCAAATACATATACCATAATGAACCTGTCCAACGGTCTTTATTTCCAAGTGCGATGGGTGCCACTTCCTTGTCGGATAGCGTTTTCACTACCTGTTCAAACTCTTCATACGTTTTAGGCACTTCAAGGCCATATTTTTCAAATATTGCTTTGTTATAGAATACAATCGCAACATTCAATTCCAAAGGGAGACCATAGGTTTTACCATCGATTGCGTAAGCCTCTGCAGTTCCTGATACGAAACGGTCTTTAAGATCCCCTTCCAATAAATCATCCAGCGGGGCAAACTTCTTGCCGTTGACATAAGGCTCCAAGAACCCTGCTGCCCAGGTCATCCCCACATCCGGTAATTCATCAGAAGTGGACAGTACTTTTAATTTATCTTTATATTGCTCATTACTTAGTACTTCCAGGTCGATTTTCACATCAGGATTTTCCTTTTCAAAATCCCCGATGATCTCTTTTACAATCTGATTATGCGTTTTAGAACTTCCTTCCGGCCATAAATGCATGAATTTAACCACTTTTTTGTCATCAGAACTTGCTTTTTCAGTACCCGAGCCTGAACAACCTGAGATTAATAAAATAGATGATATAACGGCAAATAATAATGTAAACGCTTTCTTTTTACCCATTCCTAACCCTCCCCAAGATATTAAAATATTGATTATTCTGTTTTTTGAGCTTATTAATAGATTATCAAACAACACATCGTTTGTCTAGTCGACAAACAAAGTTTGTAATCGTTTTATAAAATGCTACAATGTAATAAAGTCTTAAAAAATGAAGGTGAAAATCGATTGAATAAAACGTGGAATCAACATGTTGTCAAGGAAGGAAATAAATCATTAGTTCTGCAAACCATCAAGGATCGTTCGCCCATTTCAAGAGCTGATATTGCTGTTCACACCGGTTTGAATAAAGGAACCGTTTCTTCTCTCGTAAGTGAACTGCTGGAAGAACAGTTCATCTATGAATCTGGACCAGGCGAATCAAGCGGTGGCAGGAGGCCAGTCATGCTGCTCTTTAATCAGGCAGCTGGATATTCCATTGGTATCGATTTAGGCGTCAATTATTTACTGGGGGTGCTAACAGATCTCGAGGGGAATATCTGTCACGAAAAAACTTTGAAATTCAATGAGCCATCATTCGAAGAACTTGAGATCAAACTGTACGAAACCATCGATCACCTCATCTCTTCTGCCCCGCAAAGTCCATACGGTATCGTAGGAATTGGAATTGGGGTTCCGGGAACGGTCAGCACAAACGGAAAAATCTTGCTTGCACCTAATCTCGGTTGGAAGAACATCGATTTACAATCATTGATGCAAACGAGATACAGTCTTCCTGTCATCGTTGAAAACGAAGCGAATGCTGGTGCTTATGGGGAGAAAAAATTTGGTGCCGGCAAGGATTTCAACAATATTGTCTATGTAAGTGTTGGAATCGGGATAGGCGTCGGCCTCATTCTTAATGATCAGCTCTACAGAGGAAATAATGGACTTTCAGGTGAATTGGGCCATATGACGATCGATATACACGGTGCGGAGTGCAGATGTGGAAATGTAGGATGCTGGGAACTGTATGCATCGGAACAAGCCTTAATGAAACAAGCCATGCGTTTAGGAATAGCCCCACCTGCAAACGAGGAGCTTTCCTTGGAAAGTTTATTGTCTCTTGCGGAAGATGGAGATTTGAAAACCATTCACTTATTTGAATATATCGGTGACTATTTAGGCGTGGGCATCAATAACATCATTAATATCTTCAATCCCCAGCAGGTCATCATAGGCAATCGGATGGCTTCTGCGAAACAATGGCTGACTGAACCATTAAACAAACGGATGGTCAATCAAACACAATGGTTTCACCAAAAAGATTTACGAATTAATTTTTCAGAGTTATCGACCCATTCAACAGCTTTAGGGGTAGCCGCATTTTCCGTCGAAAACTTTTTCAAGGATGATATTCCGAATATAGAGGCGATACTCTAAAGATCACAAACCCTTAAATTTGAATAGGAAACTGTCTGCAAGGAATCGTTGTGAATGTTGCCCATCTTAGATATTCCACAGATATCACAGCTCCCATCCAGGGATGGTTTCCTATTGAAAAAAGGACCTTGCAAGAAAAAGAAAGCGCATACACTATTTTGGATTGACGCTCTGTTTATGTTATTCATTGCATTGCTATTATTCATAAAAAATATCAATATACGAGGTGGATTACCCATGACAACGATTCAAAACCCCATTTTAACTGGATTCAATCCCGACCCATGCATTTGTCGCGCAGGGGAAGATTATTATATTGCTGTTTCAACGTTTGAATGGTTTCCCGGTGTAGGGATTTATCATTCCAAGGATTTAAAGAATTGGCGATTGGCATCAAGACCCCTGAATCGGCTGAGTCAATTGAATATGATGGGTAACCCGGATTCCGGGGGGATATGGGCACCCGCTTTATCTTTTAGTGACGGGAAATTCTGGCTTATCTATACCGATGTGAAGGTTACAGAAGGTCAATGGAAGGATTGTCACAATTACCTGGTTACTTGCGATACCATCGATGGCGAGTGGTCAGAACCCATTCACATGAACAGCTCAGGCTTTGATCCATCACTATTCCATGATGATGATGGCAGGAAGTATTTCGTTAACATGTATTGGGATCATCGCGTCGGCAATCATAATTTTTATGGAATCATGCTCCAGGAATATAGTGTTGACCAAAAGAAACTTATCGGAAAAGCCGAAATCATCTTCAAGGGAACGGATATCAAACTGACGGAAGCGCCGCATTTATATAAAATGAATGGCCATTACTACCTGTTAACTGCAGAAGGCGGGACAAAATATGATCATCAAGCCACTATCGCCCGTTCAGAAAATTTACGGGGACCCTATGAAGTGCATCCTGATAATCCATTGATCACTTCCATGCCATATCCCAGAAATCCGCTGCAAAAATCTGGACATGCATCCATCATTCAAACACATACAAATGATTGGTTTTTAGTTCATTTAACAGGCCGCCCATTACCTCAGGACAACCAACCCCTATTGGACCCAAGAGGATTCTGCCCATTAGGAAGAGAAACGGCCATCCAACGCTTGGAATGGAAAAATGACTGGCCTTATGTGGTTGGAGGCAACCAACCGTCCAAAGAAATTGAAGGCCCGGACATCAAGGAAGTAAAGTGGGAAAAAGAATATGAGGAAAAGGATGATTTCAATTTCAAGACATTGAATCCACATTTCCAAACCTTACGTATCCCACTTGGTGAGGATATCGTTTCACTAAATGACAACCCGGGACATTTACGTATATATGGCAAAGAATCGCTAACATCAAAATTCACACAAGCCTTTGTCGCAAGACGCTGGCAGCACTTTACCTTCACTGCAGAAACCAAAGTAGCTTTCAGACCAGATACCTTCCAACAATCAGCAGGGTTAGTAAACTACTATAATACGCAAAATTGGACATCCCTTCAAATTTCCTGGCACGAGGAAAAGGGAAGAATCCTTGAGCTCGTGACCTGTGATAACTTTTCTTTCGATCTGCCGCTTAAGAATAAGGAAATTGTCATTCCGCACGATGTCGACTATGTTTACCTGCGAGTGGATGTGAAAACGGCGATTTACGAATACTCCTATTCATTCGATGGCGAAACCTGGACCCTGATTCCTATCACATTCCAATCATACAAGCTCTCTGATGATTATATTCAAGGAGGAGGATTCTTTACTGGAGCCTTTGTGGGCATGCAGTGCCAGGATACATCCGGTCAAGGTCAGCACGCAGACTTCGATTACTTCATCTATAAAGAAAAGCATGAGTGACTAAGGTTTTAGGGGAAGAGCCTGACAAGGAACCCGACAAGCTTGGTAAGTCTTTAAACGTGAAAACCCTGATTTTTTCGATTAAATCAACGACTGTCTCTTCGTAGACTACAGACTGAGTTATACCAGAGGTCCTTGGGATGGGGAATAACCACTTCTTCCCTCCCTGATCTCAAGAGAATAAACAATTTATATGTGGCAATAGCAATGCATACAAATCTTCCATTTATATTTCACTCTCGGCAATATTCATGGCCTCAATAAGAAAAAACCGAAATCAGCCACTGATTTCGGTTTTTCCAGTAAGGATTATTTAATTAGTGATATCTTTTTTCTGGAAGAAGAAGAAAGTTAGCGCTAAAAAGATAAGATAATAGATGCCCAGTACCCCCATTGAAAATCCAAGGGTAGCCCCATCAAACATTTCTATGGTTCCGGAAATATAGCCCCTTAAATCAAGATGGGGGAATAAGACGAATTTTAACCACTCGTATTTACCGATGAATGATTGAATGACCATATTTAACGTCGAAGAAGCGAATAGGATGAAAATGGATATACCTACTGCAAGTGCTTGGTTTTTAAATAATGTGCTTAGCATGAAAGCGATGGTCGTGATGACTAATAATCCTGGTATCCAGTAAACGATCATGTCTACGAAATATTCTCCGACTACCACCGTACTGAATTCACCGAAAGATGCAGGATCCATGATTTTGTCTGAATACGAGCCATTGCCAAAGAATATGATTCCGATTAGATAACTGAATATAAGTAGGCTCGCCAGTAATAACGCTGCAAATAACAGGGAAGTAATGTATTTGGAAAGTAGAATCTTCCACCGTTTATAAGGCCTGATCAACAGTTGTTTTATGGTGCCATCCGAAAATTCCGAGGAGACGAGCGAGCTGCAAACAATGACAACGAATAAAGTGACAAATGATGTTAATGATGTCGTCCATTCCGCCATATAGGTCCAATTCGTGTTTAAGTCAGGGTTTATATTATCAGCCAACTGTTGCTTATTGAGATCAATTTCTTCCATGATCATCGCTTTTTCCTCGTCACTGATATCCTTAGCTTCCAATGCCTTTTGCTGTTCTTGGATATCTGCCTTTAACTCTTGCTTCCAATCTTTACCCGTTTCGTCGGGACTTAGTTTATAATCGATGACTGCAGCCCCTAATGCAGCCAATAAAAGAAAAGCGATGAATATATAAGTTGATACTTTTGAAAAGATTTTCATCCATTCATTTTTTACTAAGGACATCATACAGACTCCCTCATTTCCTGCTCAGTGATTTCAAAGAATTTATCTTCCAGTGATTTTCTAGTAATGCCAATTTCATAGACATCCAGCTGATTTCCATTAAAACTCCTATTTATATCGGCCGTTTGTTCACGAGTGGCTGATACGGAGATTGTCTTCGCATCATATTTTAAAATCGTAATATCGACAAACTGTTCTTGAAGGATTTTTTTAGCTAGCTTCCCATCACTCACAGTGAATGAAACTTCATTGATCGTTTCGATTTTTTCATCTAATATATGTTCTTTCGTATGTATCAGTTTTCCCTTTTCGATAACGGCAAAACTATCACACATCAACTGCATTTCCGATAGTAAATGGGATGAAATCAATATCCCGACGCCTTCACTTGCCAGTACTTTCAAATAATCACGAAACTCGCGAATCCCTTGTGGATCCAAGCCATTCGTCGGTTCATCAAAAATCAATAACGACGGTTTATGTAAAATGGCCTGTGCCACGCCAAGGCGCTGACGCATCCCTAATGAATAGGTTTTAACCTTCTTATCGATGGCATGATCCAATTTTACAAGCTTTATGACCTCTTCTATTCTCTCATTGGATATCTCATTGGATGACATTCGGGCATAATGCAGGATATTCTTTCTGCCTGTCATGTACTTATAAAACTCCGGGTTTTCAACAATGGCCCCCAATTGATTCATCGCACCTTCGAAATCTCTATCGAGGTCACTGCCATTGATCATGACAGTGCCGCCAGTACGATTGATAAGACCTGTGATCATACGGATGATAGTGGTCTTACCAGCCCCGTTCGGACCAAGCAAACCAAATATTTCATTACTTTTTATTTCAAAGCTAACATTGTCTACAATGGTTGCTTTTCCAATTTTTTTAGTTAAGGATTGAACCTTAAGAACCGATTCAGACATATAATACCTTCCTTTTTTTATATTTTCCAAAATAACACAAATTCAACATTACCATATTATGCATATTATTACTATACTGATATTTTTCCATCTGGATATGGAGCAGCCCATTGGGATTTGATGGACCACAGTTATTTTCAATATCAGCCACAATCAATAGATTTTTTCATCGTTACCATCGATGGAACCCAAGGTGATGGCAGCCTCTCCGACATACCCTTTTTCAAAATACCCAATGATCGTTTCCGTATGTCGCTTCCCTTTTTAATCCTTATAGTGCAATATCATCGAACTCTCGTTAAAGTCTTACTTCTGCGTTACATTCAGCTTAAGCTCTTTGCCAGCCTGTATAGAGGAATATAATCCTGATATATTTTCCACTGCTTGATTTTTGACCTTAATGTCAAATCCTTTTTGCTTATACATCCCGCCCCCAGAGTTCCCATTATCAATAACACTGCCATCACTTTTTTCCATCGAAATAGCCACAACTCCTATGTATCGTTACCTTTTAATACGTTTCCGAAAGAATAAGGTTTCAGGATTATTTTATCTAATAAGGAAAATTCATGGAAAATCATAAAAAAAGCAAAAAATAGATAAAGAATATAGAAATGGCAAGACCCAAGGCAAAAAGAAAGATTCTTCTAATAAAAGAAGGAAAAAGCCTATATATCATCATTACAATTACATCGATGAAATTCGTTGGTATTCCTGATCCGAACTCTTTGATCTCTTTCTTTTTGCCAAATACGGCGAACCACATTACAAAAAGACCACATAAAATAAAAATGATGGAAAAAATCTTAAACCCCATTATATGTCACCCGTTTCCTCATAGGTTAAACGATATTGTTATATTCTTATCTTAACTGGGTTTGTGGATTCAAGTTTCAAAATGAATTCTTCAACCTCTTTACCCCTTGCATGGGAATACCCTTTGTCCTCACCGAATCTCTCAAATCCGCATTTTTCCAGCACCCGGATGGATGCTAGATTATCCTTGGCCGACCGGGCATAAAGAGGACGAACATTTATTTTCGGCAAAAAATTGACCAGTGCCTCTGTAGCAATTCCTTTACCCCAATATTGTTTCCCAATCCAATAACTCACTTCCGGGTTACCAAACTGTTCAAATTTGAGAATGCTGCCCGCAACACATCCGTTGCAGATTATCGTCATTTTTTGAATATCCCGGTTCGATACGATATTCTTCCAGCGGGTCAGAAAAGCCACTTTGTCTGTTGGATCTTTAGATGTGAAAGCAGCCATATAATTTGCGGACGTATCCAATTGCTGCTCGAAAAAGATAGGAAGATCACTTTCCTTTACCTCCCGCAGCCGGACTCCTTCGTCATTGATATGCAATCCCATAAATTCACCCTCCCCACCTAAATATAACATTCAATAAAAACCCAGAAAAACCGAAGACTCTGCCATCTTCGGCGTGGTTTCATTCCTTTATCATACTATACTTACCGCCGAACGCTTATTGCTCAATATGTTTTATAACATCAGATAAGCTCTTATCCACCATGGATCGGAGGCGTAAATGATGGTTTTCAAAAGCTAAAGCTTCCGTCACGGGATTTGGTACGATTACACACTTTAATCCAGCAGTCAGGGCCGCTTGAAGCCCATTTAACGAATCTTCAAATGCTACGGCTTCTGTGGGCTGAATATCCAGGACTTCTATTGCCTTTAAATACAAATCAGGAGCTGGTTTTACTTTATCCACATCATCCCCTGTGATTATTACTTCAAAATAGTTTAACAGTCCAAGTTCCCCCAAATGATGAGTGACCCA
It contains:
- a CDS encoding carbohydrate ABC transporter permease — translated: MGRVGYFFLYLLLTLVAVFQIFPVIWLFLFSLKDNREIFSGSPFAWPAELRWENYAKVWESGIGIYFWNSIWITGIAIILTVLLASMATFAISRMRWKLSKLVLGLFMVGLMIPIHSAIIPLFSMFLNINLIDNPWSIVITYTAYNLPITMMILLGFYYTLPVEIEEAAIIDGCSVHRMFFQVILPMTLPVMSTTVIINMIYNWNEFVFVNTFISSDKYKTLTVGIQNFIGQYMTDWGAIGATLIISILPILLAFVFFSNKVVEGISSSAVKG
- a CDS encoding sugar ABC transporter permease — its product is MNKVMSNKWIIALYVLPALLLIAVLIFIPLFLTGYYGLMKWDGIGPMEFIGLENYTEALKDDKFWYSAWHSFLLAIFSTLSLVIYLAISLVLASKIKGSDLLRKIYLIPMLLSSVAIAQLWIKVFNPTNGMLNSLLMAIGVENPPAWLAEPTIVLYAIFIPILWQYAGFYILIYYAALKNIPESLVEAAKIDGATSFQIACKIKLPLIMGVVKVTVVLAVVGSLKYFDLIYVMTGGGPNGSSEVMASYMYKLAFSSNNFGYGSAVGFLLLIITLIVTVFVRKVTATKEEIQY
- a CDS encoding extracellular solute-binding protein produces the protein MGKKKAFTLLFAVISSILLISGCSGSGTEKASSDDKKVVKFMHLWPEGSSKTHNQIVKEIIGDFEKENPDVKIDLEVLSNEQYKDKLKVLSTSDELPDVGMTWAAGFLEPYVNGKKFAPLDDLLEGDLKDRFVSGTAEAYAIDGKTYGLPLELNVAIVFYNKAIFEKYGLEVPKTYEEFEQVVKTLSDKEVAPIALGNKDRWTGSLWYMYLADRMGGSDVLTNAINRSGSFEDPALVSAAKKVQDLVDMDAFVKGFNGLSDEEAKSMFMNEQAAMYLIATWDLPNYTTNEGVPQEFRDSVGYFKFPTVDGKGDMNSFVGGPGVGLFVAEDSEVKEEAKAFTSFFVKEWGEKSVTKAGVIPATKVDAESLDLPQMYVDVLNELNAATNITLFADVQMNSDVAQVHLDMIQALFGKEVTPKKFAKEHEEALSKE
- a CDS encoding ROK family transcriptional regulator — protein: MLQCNKVLKNEGENRLNKTWNQHVVKEGNKSLVLQTIKDRSPISRADIAVHTGLNKGTVSSLVSELLEEQFIYESGPGESSGGRRPVMLLFNQAAGYSIGIDLGVNYLLGVLTDLEGNICHEKTLKFNEPSFEELEIKLYETIDHLISSAPQSPYGIVGIGIGVPGTVSTNGKILLAPNLGWKNIDLQSLMQTRYSLPVIVENEANAGAYGEKKFGAGKDFNNIVYVSVGIGIGVGLILNDQLYRGNNGLSGELGHMTIDIHGAECRCGNVGCWELYASEQALMKQAMRLGIAPPANEELSLESLLSLAEDGDLKTIHLFEYIGDYLGVGINNIINIFNPQQVIIGNRMASAKQWLTEPLNKRMVNQTQWFHQKDLRINFSELSTHSTALGVAAFSVENFFKDDIPNIEAIL
- a CDS encoding glycoside hydrolase family 43 protein, whose protein sequence is MTTIQNPILTGFNPDPCICRAGEDYYIAVSTFEWFPGVGIYHSKDLKNWRLASRPLNRLSQLNMMGNPDSGGIWAPALSFSDGKFWLIYTDVKVTEGQWKDCHNYLVTCDTIDGEWSEPIHMNSSGFDPSLFHDDDGRKYFVNMYWDHRVGNHNFYGIMLQEYSVDQKKLIGKAEIIFKGTDIKLTEAPHLYKMNGHYYLLTAEGGTKYDHQATIARSENLRGPYEVHPDNPLITSMPYPRNPLQKSGHASIIQTHTNDWFLVHLTGRPLPQDNQPLLDPRGFCPLGRETAIQRLEWKNDWPYVVGGNQPSKEIEGPDIKEVKWEKEYEEKDDFNFKTLNPHFQTLRIPLGEDIVSLNDNPGHLRIYGKESLTSKFTQAFVARRWQHFTFTAETKVAFRPDTFQQSAGLVNYYNTQNWTSLQISWHEEKGRILELVTCDNFSFDLPLKNKEIVIPHDVDYVYLRVDVKTAIYEYSYSFDGETWTLIPITFQSYKLSDDYIQGGGFFTGAFVGMQCQDTSGQGQHADFDYFIYKEKHE
- a CDS encoding DUF2705 family protein, whose product is MSLVKNEWMKIFSKVSTYIFIAFLLLAALGAAVIDYKLSPDETGKDWKQELKADIQEQQKALEAKDISDEEKAMIMEEIDLNKQQLADNINPDLNTNWTYMAEWTTSLTSFVTLFVVIVCSSLVSSEFSDGTIKQLLIRPYKRWKILLSKYITSLLFAALLLASLLIFSYLIGIIFFGNGSYSDKIMDPASFGEFSTVVVGEYFVDMIVYWIPGLLVITTIAFMLSTLFKNQALAVGISIFILFASSTLNMVIQSFIGKYEWLKFVLFPHLDLRGYISGTIEMFDGATLGFSMGVLGIYYLIFLALTFFFFQKKDITN
- a CDS encoding ATP-binding cassette domain-containing protein, which translates into the protein MSESVLKVQSLTKKIGKATIVDNVSFEIKSNEIFGLLGPNGAGKTTIIRMITGLINRTGGTVMINGSDLDRDFEGAMNQLGAIVENPEFYKYMTGRKNILHYARMSSNEISNERIEEVIKLVKLDHAIDKKVKTYSLGMRQRLGVAQAILHKPSLLIFDEPTNGLDPQGIREFRDYLKVLASEGVGILISSHLLSEMQLMCDSFAVIEKGKLIHTKEHILDEKIETINEVSFTVSDGKLAKKILQEQFVDITILKYDAKTISVSATREQTADINRSFNGNQLDVYEIGITRKSLEDKFFEITEQEMRESV
- a CDS encoding GNAT family protein — encoded protein: MGLHINDEGVRLREVKESDLPIFFEQQLDTSANYMAAFTSKDPTDKVAFLTRWKNIVSNRDIQKMTIICNGCVAGSILKFEQFGNPEVSYWIGKQYWGKGIATEALVNFLPKINVRPLYARSAKDNLASIRVLEKCGFERFGEDKGYSHARGKEVEEFILKLESTNPVKIRI